From Vibrio artabrorum, a single genomic window includes:
- the btuF gene encoding vitamin B12 ABC transporter substrate-binding protein BtuF, with protein MKPSALITSLTLLSSSFWLPLSFAETPKNIQPAQRVISLAPHATELAYSAGLGDQLVAVSERSDYPQQADKLEKVANYQGIKVEKIITLQPDLIIAWPAGNPPRELAKLEQFGFNIYYSKTKSLDSIATNIEQLSQYSSDPSVGQNNAQQYRKQLNALRLKYKDAQPVNYFYQLSEKPIITVAQGNWPSEVFEFCGGHNVFEDSASPYPQVGIEQVVLKKPQVIFTSQHAIENGTMWQTWKDEIPAVAQNQIWSLNSDWINRPTTRTLKAIQQVCDFFDRARQNR; from the coding sequence GTGAAACCTTCAGCACTTATTACCAGCCTTACTTTATTGTCTTCCAGTTTTTGGCTGCCTTTATCCTTTGCTGAAACGCCAAAGAACATTCAACCAGCTCAACGCGTGATAAGCCTTGCTCCTCACGCGACTGAACTCGCGTATAGCGCCGGTTTAGGCGATCAACTGGTTGCGGTAAGTGAGCGAAGTGATTACCCACAACAAGCCGATAAACTTGAAAAGGTAGCTAATTATCAAGGCATCAAGGTTGAAAAAATCATCACGCTGCAACCTGATCTTATTATCGCTTGGCCAGCCGGAAACCCGCCAAGAGAACTCGCGAAGCTAGAGCAGTTTGGTTTTAACATCTACTATTCCAAAACGAAAAGCCTCGACAGTATCGCAACCAATATTGAGCAACTGAGCCAATATTCAAGCGATCCAAGTGTTGGCCAAAACAACGCTCAACAATACAGAAAACAGCTCAACGCATTGAGGTTAAAATATAAAGATGCACAGCCCGTAAACTACTTTTATCAACTGAGTGAAAAACCGATCATCACCGTTGCTCAAGGGAACTGGCCAAGTGAGGTCTTTGAATTTTGTGGGGGGCACAATGTGTTTGAAGACAGTGCCTCCCCTTACCCACAAGTCGGGATAGAGCAAGTCGTACTAAAGAAACCGCAAGTGATCTTCACTTCTCAGCATGCGATTGAGAATGGAACGATGTGGCAAACTTGGAAAGACGAAATCCCGGCAGTGGCTCAAAATCAGATTTGGTCACTCAACTCTGACTGGATTAATCGTCCAACAACGAGAACATTAAAAGCGATTCAGCAAGTGTGCGATTTCTTCGATAGAGCGAGGCAAAATCGCTAA
- a CDS encoding cobalamin biosynthesis family protein, whose translation MQALFDQVFANGVLLVMWGALLFHLILPIPHAAHPTTLWHKFAELLVARVNTNQNYSQSLISGALAWVLMVLPALIVLLALKPLVWQSQLFELALLLIAIDWRNNENLANQLIKALSREDKATARLLLAPIVNRQTESLSSLGLGKAATETIIMGYARNVVGVLFWYAIGGGIAALMYRLTVELARAWSPSRQQFAPFGSTAVKIVAILEFIPMRLFALMIVCGEKATYTFKTMLIQSRAWPLPGPAWLITAVGNKLELSLGGPAIYGNTKAIRAKLGGRVAPSALHLSQVQKLLFGRIAIWIFLQSLALLFIHQGV comes from the coding sequence ATGCAAGCACTGTTTGATCAAGTATTTGCAAATGGCGTGCTCCTTGTAATGTGGGGAGCACTGCTTTTTCATTTAATCTTGCCTATCCCTCATGCCGCCCACCCTACCACTTTATGGCATAAATTTGCTGAGCTTTTGGTCGCTAGGGTGAATACCAATCAAAATTACTCCCAAAGTTTAATTTCAGGTGCATTAGCCTGGGTATTAATGGTATTGCCCGCTCTGATTGTCCTTTTGGCACTGAAACCATTAGTTTGGCAATCTCAACTGTTTGAATTAGCGCTGTTATTGATCGCGATTGATTGGCGCAATAATGAAAATTTGGCGAATCAACTGATTAAAGCACTGAGTCGAGAAGATAAAGCCACGGCTCGCCTGTTACTGGCTCCCATCGTCAATCGTCAAACCGAATCATTGTCGTCTCTAGGACTTGGCAAAGCCGCGACAGAAACCATCATCATGGGTTATGCCCGGAACGTAGTTGGTGTGTTATTCTGGTACGCTATAGGAGGGGGCATCGCCGCTTTAATGTATCGCTTAACGGTCGAATTAGCGCGAGCTTGGTCGCCAAGTCGTCAACAATTTGCTCCATTTGGATCAACGGCAGTCAAGATCGTCGCGATTCTCGAATTCATACCGATGCGTCTGTTTGCTTTGATGATCGTATGTGGTGAGAAAGCAACGTACACATTTAAGACAATGTTGATTCAAAGTCGTGCTTGGCCGCTACCCGGCCCTGCGTGGTTGATTACCGCTGTCGGTAACAAACTTGAACTGTCATTAGGCGGCCCTGCTATTTATGGCAACACCAAAGCCATTCGTGCAAAATTAGGGGGGAGAGTTGCCCCATCAGCGCTGCATTTATCTCAGGTTCAGAAGTTGCTGTTTGGTCGCATCGCTATCTGGATTTTCTTACAAAGCCTAGCCTTACTATTTATTCACCAAGGGGTTTAG
- the mtnN gene encoding 5'-methylthioadenosine/S-adenosylhomocysteine nucleosidase: protein MKIGIIGAMEQEVAILKAAISDITEVNKGGCTFFSGQLNGVDVVLLQSGIGKVAAAVGTSILLSEYQPDVVLNTGSAGGFDSTLNLGDVVISTEVRHHDADVTAFGYEIGQMAGQPAAFKADDKLMAVAEQALAQMEDKHAVRGLICTGDAFVCTAERQEFIRKHFPSVVAVEMEASAIAQACHQFQVPFVVVRAISDVADKESPMSFEEFLPLAAQSSSEMVIKMVALLK, encoded by the coding sequence ATGAAAATCGGCATCATTGGCGCAATGGAGCAAGAAGTTGCGATCCTAAAAGCAGCAATTTCAGACATTACTGAAGTTAATAAAGGCGGTTGTACCTTTTTTTCTGGTCAGCTAAATGGTGTTGACGTTGTTTTGCTTCAATCAGGCATTGGTAAAGTAGCAGCAGCTGTTGGTACTTCAATCCTACTCAGCGAATACCAACCAGATGTCGTTCTGAACACGGGTTCTGCGGGTGGTTTTGATTCAACACTGAATCTTGGCGATGTGGTGATCTCAACTGAAGTTCGCCACCACGATGCTGACGTTACCGCTTTCGGTTACGAAATTGGCCAAATGGCAGGTCAACCTGCAGCGTTCAAAGCTGACGACAAACTGATGGCGGTTGCTGAACAAGCACTCGCACAAATGGAAGATAAGCATGCCGTTCGCGGTCTTATTTGTACTGGCGACGCATTTGTTTGCACAGCAGAACGCCAAGAGTTCATCCGCAAGCACTTCCCATCAGTGGTTGCTGTAGAGATGGAAGCCTCTGCGATTGCTCAAGCTTGTCACCAATTCCAAGTACCATTCGTGGTGGTGCGTGCAATCTCTGATGTTGCAGACAAAGAGTCTCCGATGAGCTTCGAAGAGTTCCTACCGTTAGCCGCACAGAGCTCTTCTGAAATGGTGATCAAGATGGTTGCCCTACTAAAATAA
- a CDS encoding DUF1499 domain-containing protein, with the protein MKKAALLSLSLFTLTACSQGITDMKDRTSSPCGDKPNCVSTQDDREQHALAAFELSDSVNLDAIEQVALTLPGSKTASKTEDYLRVECTSRIMRFVDDLELKITDGKLMVRSESRTGYSDFGVNRKRAEQLRASLKSEGLIK; encoded by the coding sequence ATGAAAAAAGCCGCTCTCCTCTCGCTATCTCTTTTCACTTTAACCGCTTGCAGCCAAGGAATCACGGACATGAAAGACAGAACTTCATCACCTTGTGGAGACAAACCAAACTGCGTATCCACTCAAGATGACCGTGAGCAGCATGCTTTGGCCGCGTTTGAGTTGTCAGATTCAGTGAACTTAGATGCGATTGAGCAGGTTGCGCTAACCTTACCGGGATCGAAAACCGCGAGTAAAACAGAAGATTATCTGCGTGTTGAATGTACTTCTCGCATCATGCGTTTTGTCGATGACTTAGAACTTAAAATCACGGATGGCAAACTGATGGTGCGTTCGGAGTCTCGCACTGGTTATTCTGATTTTGGCGTAAACCGAAAACGTGCTGAACAACTTCGTGCTAGCTTGAAAAGCGAAGGCCTAATCAAATAG